The following proteins are co-located in the Desulfobacterales bacterium genome:
- a CDS encoding cytochrome b/b6 domain-containing protein, whose amino-acid sequence MAGKNNSSSQSIDLTSYTFIQKCGACHPGGGSAELDRNGNRYDKFAADPENNITSGGQNEFDGDYFKAKWAKSGVIEADCLICHLKDYHNEKRKNQITALNFRWAATAGAGFGEIKGCVSNGEKPKVSYNFSVFQENGQVVLPITREVRNEKCLFCHRESDWKKRGASFNSRTDVHIRAGLRCIDCHVTGRSAKDPRIEGRERHQIGKGDDPGGLVRNDLDNTMRSCEDCHSEGLLNAPVAKHRDLPPVHLEKIACQTCHIPWRQVKAALVEDASVFNTSPRITPPAKRIWSFYGPDIRPWNYYGFLHDYPEGLRPVFQFRPVVGWYKDKLYPLNRVYTLWVGIKKNNEKGIDQPYMKDVFMMWKSHRNDPDKNYPQLEKIKDDNRDGFPEVNRPEEIKALLASVTSMLKQKGESLEGKRVVFVDGNRYTANGIDWETLSKKAHEYSPYGSVFKFSHDIAPAQNALGAKGCTDCHSSTSDFFFKDIMVKPFDQSGEAVTQQNAAFMNFSPAALQLTVFEQEILKPYGFWILFAVFFLVILHYVIFGPKDVRGNDQDPADVRFSIGERVIHYVSVVLFALLTISGLITFSAIPFSSGTIGIIHTFHHYAGYLFVLNMLLIAGIWFRDVLFEKSDWQWLKKLGNYFGYQGRLPADRFNAGQKLYFWFMLLLVAILGITGVMIIWTTNSNLGLIAHTIHTVAAFIVIVTVIVHAYLGTLANPGTLKGIFEGKVIVSGIDADTKESLNNP is encoded by the coding sequence TTGGCGGGGAAAAATAATAGTTCTTCACAGTCAATTGACCTTACCTCTTATACCTTTATACAAAAATGCGGTGCCTGTCATCCTGGCGGCGGTTCTGCCGAATTAGACCGTAACGGGAACCGTTATGACAAATTTGCCGCTGACCCTGAAAACAATATTACTTCCGGCGGACAAAACGAATTTGATGGCGATTATTTCAAGGCCAAATGGGCGAAAAGCGGTGTAATCGAGGCGGACTGTCTGATATGCCACCTCAAGGATTATCATAACGAAAAAAGAAAAAACCAGATAACGGCCTTAAATTTCCGGTGGGCCGCGACTGCAGGGGCCGGGTTCGGTGAAATCAAAGGCTGTGTTTCCAATGGCGAAAAGCCAAAGGTGTCCTATAATTTTTCTGTTTTCCAGGAAAACGGCCAGGTGGTTTTGCCGATAACGCGAGAAGTGCGGAACGAAAAATGCCTTTTCTGCCACCGTGAAAGCGACTGGAAAAAGCGAGGGGCTTCCTTTAATTCAAGAACCGATGTTCATATACGCGCCGGTCTTCGTTGTATTGATTGTCATGTAACCGGACGCAGCGCAAAGGACCCGCGTATTGAAGGCAGAGAGAGGCATCAGATTGGAAAGGGGGATGACCCCGGGGGGCTTGTGCGCAACGATTTGGATAATACGATGCGCAGCTGCGAAGATTGTCATTCTGAGGGCCTTTTGAATGCCCCGGTTGCAAAACATAGAGATCTACCTCCTGTGCATTTAGAGAAAATAGCCTGTCAGACATGTCATATTCCGTGGCGTCAGGTAAAGGCAGCCCTGGTGGAGGATGCTTCCGTTTTTAATACCAGTCCAAGGATTACACCGCCAGCCAAACGGATATGGTCGTTTTATGGTCCTGATATAAGACCATGGAATTACTATGGTTTTTTGCATGATTATCCGGAAGGCCTGCGCCCCGTTTTTCAATTCAGGCCTGTTGTGGGGTGGTACAAAGACAAGCTTTATCCGTTAAACAGGGTCTATACTTTGTGGGTTGGCATTAAAAAGAACAACGAGAAAGGCATCGACCAGCCATACATGAAAGATGTCTTCATGATGTGGAAAAGCCACCGGAACGATCCCGATAAGAACTATCCCCAGCTAGAGAAAATCAAGGATGACAATCGCGACGGATTCCCGGAAGTCAATCGGCCTGAAGAGATCAAGGCACTACTGGCCTCAGTGACTTCAATGCTGAAACAAAAAGGAGAATCCCTGGAGGGGAAAAGGGTCGTATTCGTGGATGGTAACCGGTATACGGCTAACGGTATTGACTGGGAAACACTTTCCAAAAAGGCTCATGAATACAGCCCGTACGGATCTGTGTTTAAATTCAGTCATGATATAGCCCCTGCGCAAAATGCATTGGGAGCAAAAGGCTGTACTGATTGTCACAGTTCAACGTCTGATTTCTTTTTCAAGGATATAATGGTAAAGCCTTTTGATCAGAGCGGAGAGGCCGTTACACAGCAGAATGCAGCTTTCATGAATTTTTCTCCTGCAGCGCTGCAACTTACCGTCTTTGAGCAAGAGATACTGAAACCATATGGTTTTTGGATCCTGTTCGCTGTTTTCTTTCTGGTCATTCTTCACTATGTCATTTTCGGCCCCAAAGATGTCAGGGGTAACGATCAGGATCCTGCTGACGTTCGCTTCAGTATCGGTGAAAGGGTCATCCATTATGTTTCGGTAGTTCTATTTGCCCTTTTGACAATAAGTGGTCTGATCACCTTCTCAGCGATTCCCTTTTCATCCGGTACAATTGGAATTATCCATACGTTTCACCATTATGCTGGCTATTTGTTTGTGCTCAACATGCTGCTGATTGCCGGCATCTGGTTCAGAGACGTTTTATTTGAGAAAAGTGATTGGCAATGGCTCAAAAAGCTTGGCAATTACTTCGGGTATCAGGGAAGATTGCCGGCAGACCGTTTCAACGCCGGTCAGAAGCTATATTTCTGGTTTATGTTGTTACTCGTCGCCATACTGGGAATCACCGGTGTCATGATCATCTGGACAACGAACAGCAATCTGGGATTGATTGCCCATACGATTCATACTGTAGCGGCGTTTATCGTCATTGTTACTGTTATTGTCCATGCTTATCTGGGGACCCTTGCCAACCCGGGGACTTTAAAGGGTATTTTCGAAGGTAAGGTGATTGTATCAGGCATTGATGCGGATACCAAAGAGTCCTTAAACAATCCCTGA
- a CDS encoding porin, translated as MPKNTSSYWKKPEGGWGAWETALRYSTLDFADKDVDAGNLNNYTLGLNGYLYPNLRIMLNYIYADLESAGVTRIFQTRFQIDF; from the coding sequence GTGCCGAAGAATACCAGCAGCTATTGGAAAAAGCCGGAGGGCGGATGGGGGGCCTGGGAAACCGCCTTGCGGTACTCCACTCTCGACTTTGCGGACAAGGATGTGGATGCCGGAAATCTGAACAACTACACCCTGGGGTTGAACGGGTATTTATATCCCAATCTGCGCATCATGTTAAATTATATCTATGCGGACCTGGAGAGTGCGGGCGTTACCCGCATCTTTCAAACCAGATTTCAGATTGATTTTTAA
- a CDS encoding molecular chaperone TorD family protein, translating into MESPNNIEPETRADIFAGIAGCYARPSLDLGAFLEANAESNGRPADPGAQMFSDLLGQWRKNTLQELLVDYAGLFVGPFETIAPPLGSVYLEDQPTLMGTSTRDILDIYRQAGLDMAESFNGPPDHIIAELEFLAYLVSARLSADTETGQTLHALEQRFLRHHLGAWIEPFTRKVTQGAGTGFYQLLGELTRQAVLAETPI; encoded by the coding sequence ATGGAATCTCCAAACAATATAGAACCTGAAACCAGGGCCGATATTTTCGCCGGCATAGCCGGCTGTTATGCCAGGCCATCCCTTGACTTGGGAGCTTTTCTGGAAGCAAATGCAGAAAGCAACGGCCGCCCGGCAGATCCCGGCGCGCAAATGTTTTCGGATCTGCTTGGACAATGGCGGAAAAACACGCTCCAGGAACTGCTGGTCGACTATGCCGGCCTTTTCGTGGGCCCCTTTGAAACCATCGCCCCGCCGCTGGGCTCGGTTTACCTGGAAGATCAGCCCACCCTGATGGGGACGTCCACCCGGGACATTCTCGATATTTACCGGCAGGCCGGCCTGGATATGGCCGAAAGTTTCAACGGTCCGCCCGATCACATTATCGCCGAACTCGAATTTCTCGCCTACCTGGTCTCGGCCCGGCTTTCCGCGGACACTGAAACCGGGCAAACCCTGCACGCGCTTGAGCAACGCTTTCTCAGGCACCACCTGGGCGCCTGGATCGAGCCCTTTACCCGAAAAGTGACGCAGGGAGCCGGCACCGGCTTTTATCAGCTTCTGGGCGAACTGACCCGGCAGGCAGTACTTGCAGAGACACCTATTTAA
- the nrfD gene encoding NrfD/PsrC family molybdoenzyme membrane anchor subunit codes for MNSAKKLFVPWMAVLLAGVGIGLFTAIVLLMKGHYLFNANDVLIWTLPLGGYVFFALTSTGLALVASLPSVFGLTQFEVLAKRLVFLAISTLVAAFICIGLELGSLTHMIYIMLSPNLSSPIWYMGALYSLELLFLVIKLWQMHMGDWHSIASRWLGSASMLCGVFAALMLGSVFGLTEARPTYFGPFIAIFSLIIAMLSGIAAIILYMNVCRWVSGACSKQADAAVNSLTRMFGFMLGLSLIFYVLKLALASAYTRPEFATAINFNLVLFLLIPYAMMLSKRLRQMAWAKTVAPAITLVGIFAVHMQILIGGQIRPVGPKAEGLPQVLSYFPSIWEILVIVAAVSTMLLLYTLGERWLKLDAAPE; via the coding sequence ATGAATTCCGCGAAAAAACTTTTTGTCCCCTGGATGGCCGTGCTTCTGGCCGGCGTGGGCATCGGCCTGTTTACGGCGATCGTGCTGCTTATGAAAGGGCACTATCTGTTCAACGCAAACGACGTGCTGATCTGGACCCTGCCGCTGGGCGGATACGTTTTTTTCGCCCTGACCAGTACGGGGCTGGCCCTGGTGGCATCTTTGCCCTCGGTTTTCGGTCTCACGCAGTTTGAAGTCCTGGCCAAAAGACTCGTCTTTCTGGCCATTTCCACCCTGGTGGCCGCCTTTATCTGCATCGGCCTGGAGCTGGGGTCGCTGACCCACATGATCTATATCATGCTGTCTCCGAACCTGTCGTCTCCCATCTGGTACATGGGGGCCCTTTACAGCCTTGAGCTGCTCTTTCTTGTCATTAAACTGTGGCAGATGCACATGGGGGACTGGCATTCGATCGCAAGCCGCTGGCTGGGCTCTGCCTCCATGCTCTGCGGGGTATTTGCCGCGCTGATGCTCGGCTCGGTATTCGGCCTCACCGAGGCCCGGCCCACCTACTTTGGTCCGTTCATTGCCATCTTTTCCTTAATTATTGCCATGCTTTCGGGCATTGCGGCAATCATCCTGTATATGAATGTATGCCGGTGGGTCTCGGGGGCCTGTTCGAAACAGGCCGATGCCGCCGTGAATTCGCTTACGCGCATGTTCGGCTTCATGCTGGGGCTTTCCCTGATATTCTACGTGCTCAAGCTCGCCCTGGCATCGGCCTACACGCGGCCGGAGTTTGCCACCGCCATCAATTTCAATCTCGTGCTGTTTCTTTTGATCCCCTATGCCATGATGCTGAGCAAACGCCTGCGGCAAATGGCCTGGGCCAAAACGGTCGCCCCTGCCATCACCTTGGTCGGCATTTTCGCGGTGCACATGCAGATTCTCATCGGCGGGCAGATCCGGCCCGTGGGGCCGAAGGCCGAAGGACTGCCCCAGGTGCTTTCCTATTTTCCCAGCATATGGGAAATTTTGGTCATTGTGGCCGCCGTATCCACCATGCTGCTGCTCTACACCCTGGGCGAACGGTGGCTCAAACTCGATGCGGCTCCCGAATAG
- a CDS encoding 4Fe-4S dicluster domain-containing protein — protein MTKWAMVIDHQKCVGCGACIISCKNENNTPDGIYWSYKITETAGTFPNVRYHYTPTLCNHCDNAPCVRGCPTRAMHKAEGGITMHDPDKCIGCKYCMFNCPFGVIYFNWRKPHPEWHKKEALIEGCTTSPEEMVDIVGGKTIPYYNPERERTLDGIRPKGVVEKCTFCDHRIKKGLLPACVEACPADARIFGDLDNPSSVVNQLLGKYRAYRLNEHLGTQPKIYYIRSFNPGTYLQTKGEVS, from the coding sequence ATGACAAAATGGGCAATGGTTATCGACCACCAGAAATGCGTCGGCTGCGGCGCCTGCATTATCAGCTGCAAAAACGAGAACAACACCCCGGACGGCATTTACTGGTCCTACAAGATCACCGAAACCGCGGGCACCTTCCCCAACGTCCGGTATCACTACACCCCGACCCTTTGCAACCACTGCGACAATGCGCCCTGCGTGCGCGGCTGCCCGACCCGGGCCATGCATAAGGCCGAAGGCGGCATTACCATGCATGATCCGGACAAGTGCATCGGATGCAAGTACTGCATGTTCAACTGCCCGTTTGGCGTGATTTACTTCAACTGGCGCAAGCCGCATCCGGAATGGCACAAAAAAGAGGCGCTCATCGAAGGCTGCACGACTTCGCCCGAAGAGATGGTCGATATTGTCGGCGGAAAAACGATCCCCTATTACAACCCGGAGCGGGAACGCACCCTGGACGGCATCCGGCCCAAGGGCGTGGTGGAAAAATGCACGTTCTGCGACCACCGCATCAAAAAGGGCCTGCTTCCGGCCTGCGTCGAGGCTTGTCCGGCAGACGCCCGCATTTTCGGGGATCTGGACAATCCTTCCAGTGTGGTAAACCAGCTGCTGGGCAAATACCGGGCGTACCGCCTAAATGAGCACCTGGGCACCCAGCCCAAGATTTACTACATCCGGAGCTTTAACCCCGGAACGTATCTGCAGACCAAAGGAGAGGTGTCATGA
- a CDS encoding molybdopterin-dependent oxidoreductase: MKKDDSMSNSNGSGLRMDRRTFVKSSLAAGAVLGSGLSLTALTPVKNATAAPQNGAGEWKPANCQGCTSWCAKQVYVVDGRAVKVRGNPHSKVNMGASCPRTHLGLQQVYDPDRIKVPMKRTNPEKGRDQDPKFVPITWDEALNTIADRIMELRKNNETHKYMLMRGRYTYMRDILYDSMTKIIGSPNNISHSTICAEGEKFGPYYTEGLWAYRQYDVENTRYILLWGADPLAANRQVSYYSKAWGNALDRAKVAIVEPRLSATAAKADEWIPVKPGCDGAIAVAMAHIILTEGLWYKGFVGDFKDGQNRFAAGKEVDEELFAEKYTHGLVRWWNLELKDKTPQWAAEKAGVDADQIYRVAVEFASAAPNVMSWVGGGPSMQVRGAYGCMATHALNGLTGGVDNMGGTLKANTEYTSGFPDFDQYLDDIAGKGKKHEKIDQRGRLEFPCLKKGKSGGGVNTNRAADGIIDEDPNEIKVAVAYMNNFNFSAPGGQRWDKALSKIPFLVHITTNASEFSWFADILLPDTHHQFEKWGYTKSYGHGYRHVVLQQPIIDMPFDYKIDETEIPFLLGKKLAERGFDRLHRYHVEQFADPETGRAPADEKEFAEYAVKMATRNLWDPKHYKGGDKINGWAEFKKRGVWNSDPYPYRARWGKMKTETGMFEFYSQTLKKALEKHAEKHQTNVDHVLEVCNYQARGELAFVPHHEDPFIHGQPDEYPLLFVDHKSRLNREGRTANCGWYYELKDLDPGDTASADAAKLNPIDAKNLGLQDGDAIRIISPAGEIECTVKRWEGVRPGTVAKCYGQGHWAYGRIAAKVFGKKPRGGNNNYLIPADYDRLSGASAYYGTTRVKIVKI; the protein is encoded by the coding sequence ATGAAAAAAGACGATTCCATGAGCAACAGCAATGGTTCGGGCCTGCGGATGGACCGCAGGACTTTTGTCAAGTCCTCGCTGGCTGCGGGCGCAGTGCTGGGCTCCGGGCTGAGCCTGACGGCGTTGACGCCGGTAAAAAACGCCACTGCAGCCCCGCAAAACGGAGCCGGAGAATGGAAACCGGCCAATTGCCAGGGATGCACCTCCTGGTGCGCCAAGCAGGTCTATGTCGTGGACGGCAGGGCCGTAAAGGTCAGGGGCAACCCCCATTCCAAGGTCAACATGGGGGCCAGCTGTCCCAGAACGCATCTGGGACTGCAGCAGGTCTACGATCCGGACCGGATCAAGGTGCCCATGAAAAGAACCAATCCGGAAAAGGGCCGCGACCAGGACCCGAAATTTGTGCCGATCACCTGGGACGAAGCCCTGAACACGATCGCCGACCGGATCATGGAACTGCGCAAAAACAACGAGACCCACAAGTACATGCTCATGCGCGGCCGCTACACCTACATGCGCGACATTCTCTATGATTCGATGACCAAGATCATCGGCTCGCCCAACAATATCTCCCACAGCACCATTTGTGCGGAAGGCGAAAAGTTCGGCCCCTATTATACAGAAGGCTTGTGGGCCTACCGGCAGTACGACGTGGAAAACACGCGATATATCCTGCTCTGGGGCGCCGATCCCCTGGCTGCCAACCGCCAGGTATCCTATTATTCCAAGGCCTGGGGCAATGCCCTGGATCGGGCCAAGGTGGCCATCGTGGAGCCGCGGCTTTCGGCAACGGCCGCCAAGGCAGATGAATGGATTCCGGTAAAACCGGGATGCGACGGGGCAATCGCTGTGGCCATGGCGCACATTATTTTGACCGAAGGCCTCTGGTACAAGGGATTTGTCGGCGATTTCAAGGACGGCCAGAACCGGTTTGCCGCCGGAAAAGAGGTGGACGAAGAACTTTTTGCGGAAAAATATACCCACGGCCTGGTCAGGTGGTGGAACCTGGAATTAAAGGACAAAACCCCGCAATGGGCGGCGGAAAAGGCCGGGGTGGATGCCGACCAGATTTATCGGGTGGCCGTGGAGTTCGCCTCTGCCGCCCCGAACGTGATGTCCTGGGTCGGCGGCGGGCCCTCCATGCAGGTGCGCGGCGCATACGGCTGCATGGCCACCCATGCCCTAAACGGACTGACCGGGGGGGTGGACAACATGGGCGGCACGCTCAAGGCGAACACGGAGTATACCAGCGGTTTTCCCGATTTTGATCAATATTTGGACGACATTGCCGGAAAGGGCAAAAAACACGAAAAAATCGACCAGCGGGGAAGGCTCGAATTTCCCTGCCTCAAGAAAGGCAAATCCGGCGGCGGGGTCAACACCAACCGGGCCGCGGATGGCATCATCGATGAAGACCCCAACGAAATCAAGGTGGCCGTGGCTTACATGAACAACTTCAACTTCTCCGCGCCCGGCGGACAGCGTTGGGACAAGGCGCTTTCCAAGATCCCCTTCCTGGTCCACATCACCACCAATGCATCAGAATTTTCCTGGTTTGCAGACATCCTGCTGCCCGACACCCATCACCAGTTTGAAAAATGGGGATACACCAAGTCTTACGGGCACGGCTACCGCCACGTGGTGCTCCAGCAGCCGATTATCGACATGCCGTTTGACTACAAGATCGACGAGACCGAGATCCCTTTTCTGCTCGGCAAAAAACTGGCCGAACGGGGCTTTGATCGGCTCCACAGATACCACGTGGAGCAGTTTGCAGATCCTGAGACCGGCAGGGCTCCGGCCGATGAAAAAGAATTTGCCGAATACGCCGTAAAGATGGCCACCAGAAACCTTTGGGACCCGAAGCATTATAAGGGCGGCGACAAGATCAACGGGTGGGCGGAATTCAAAAAACGGGGCGTCTGGAACTCGGACCCTTACCCGTACCGCGCCAGGTGGGGCAAGATGAAAACCGAAACGGGGATGTTCGAATTCTACTCCCAGACCCTGAAAAAGGCCCTGGAAAAGCATGCAGAAAAACACCAGACCAATGTGGATCACGTGCTGGAGGTCTGCAATTACCAGGCCCGGGGCGAGCTGGCATTTGTTCCCCACCATGAAGATCCCTTCATTCACGGGCAGCCGGACGAATATCCGCTGCTTTTCGTGGATCACAAGTCCCGGCTCAACCGCGAGGGGCGCACCGCCAACTGCGGCTGGTATTACGAACTCAAGGACCTGGACCCGGGGGATACCGCATCAGCCGATGCGGCCAAGCTCAACCCGATTGACGCCAAAAACCTCGGTTTGCAAGACGGCGATGCGATCCGGATCATCTCGCCGGCCGGGGAAATCGAGTGCACGGTCAAGCGCTGGGAAGGCGTACGGCCCGGCACCGTGGCCAAGTGCTACGGCCAGGGCCACTGGGCTTACGGCCGGATCGCGGCAAAGGTCTTCGGAAAAAAACCCCGGGGCGGCAACAACAACTACCTCATTCCGGCCGACTACGACCGGTTGAGCGGGGCCTCGGCCTATTACGGCACCACACGTGTTAAGATCGTCAAGATATAA
- a CDS encoding metalloregulator ArsR/SmtB family transcription factor, translated as MESNKNTEKITAAGISELAKALSEPIRVRMLICLQGGPLSLHHFIEIFKMAPSTLSKHLHILESAGLLAAVRYGRWRLYRWPGRNADPAVRPLLAWLRQVVLEDSVLETDAARRAVAVQSTPVPAAKEEPVRVLFLCSGNSCRSQMAEALLRKRGGSAYEVCSAGVAPRQIPPLTVTVMDEIGIDIRGQKPKSVMEYIGTTYFDYLITVCSLAEEHTPVFPGVSRRLHWPVPDPAEAEGSEEEKKQVFRQVRDMLDEKIRDWLGQQGTGKGL; from the coding sequence TTGGAATCGAATAAAAATACCGAAAAAATAACCGCGGCCGGCATCAGCGAACTGGCCAAAGCACTGTCCGAGCCGATCCGGGTTCGCATGCTCATATGCCTTCAGGGGGGTCCGCTGAGCCTGCACCATTTTATTGAAATTTTTAAAATGGCGCCTTCCACCCTGTCCAAGCACCTGCATATCCTGGAAAGCGCCGGCCTGCTGGCGGCCGTCCGGTATGGAAGATGGCGTCTTTACCGGTGGCCGGGGCGGAATGCAGATCCGGCGGTCCGGCCTTTGCTTGCATGGCTGAGGCAAGTGGTGCTGGAGGATTCGGTGCTGGAAACCGATGCCGCCAGAAGGGCCGTGGCGGTACAATCAACCCCTGTGCCCGCGGCAAAAGAAGAACCGGTGCGGGTATTGTTTCTGTGTTCCGGCAATTCCTGCCGCAGCCAGATGGCCGAAGCCCTGCTTCGCAAAAGGGGCGGTTCGGCTTACGAGGTCTGTAGCGCCGGGGTCGCGCCCCGGCAGATCCCCCCTCTGACCGTTACGGTCATGGATGAAATCGGCATCGACATCCGGGGCCAGAAACCCAAAAGCGTGATGGAATATATCGGCACCACCTATTTCGACTATCTGATCACGGTATGTTCCCTGGCAGAAGAACACACCCCGGTATTTCCCGGGGTCAGCCGCCGGCTGCACTGGCCCGTGCCCGATCCCGCAGAAGCCGAAGGTTCGGAAGAGGAGAAAAAACAGGTTTTCAGGCAGGTCCGGGATATGCTGGATGAAAAGATCCGTGACTGGCTCGGTCAACAGGGCACCGGCAAGGGCCTGTGA
- a CDS encoding porin produces the protein MKRFNPFGGSLSRKAAVVLSVLACVFAFAAAPAAAEKNTTEEILDILKQQNQISDSKYEELKSNLHSEKSSYDVNFGGRIMVDWANISADNSFDNDLGGGLDGDGVEFRRARLFASGSFENNAFFKAQYDFAGGDADFKDMYIGMKKVPAIGNIKIGHFKEPFSLEEQTSSKYITFMERALPNVFSPGRNTGIMAYDSALGKRMSWAIGAFYDADGFGESFNDHTDINVTARVTGAPVYAEDGKKAVHLGISYTRQFRDEDETTLNYRQRPEAHITGVRLAETGDFGFDDADIMNLEAATVMGPFSVQGEYMQSFVGSDAASDPSFSGYYVYGSYFLTGESRNYKPGSGSFGRVKPDRDFNFHKPGAGAWELGVRYSSLDLNDEAIGGGELSDLTLGVNWHLNPYVRTMLNYVYADLEDRAGVDDDSANIVQARFQVDF, from the coding sequence ATGAAACGTTTTAATCCGTTTGGAGGGTCATTGAGCCGGAAAGCGGCGGTTGTACTGTCGGTTCTCGCATGTGTTTTCGCATTTGCTGCGGCGCCCGCTGCGGCGGAGAAAAACACCACAGAGGAGATTCTGGATATCTTAAAACAGCAGAACCAGATTTCGGATTCCAAGTATGAAGAGCTCAAAAGCAACCTCCACAGTGAAAAAAGCAGCTATGATGTGAACTTCGGCGGGCGAATCATGGTTGACTGGGCAAACATCAGTGCCGATAACAGCTTCGATAATGACCTGGGCGGCGGCCTGGACGGAGACGGCGTGGAATTCCGGCGCGCCCGTCTTTTTGCCTCAGGTTCATTCGAAAACAATGCTTTTTTTAAAGCGCAATACGATTTTGCCGGCGGAGACGCCGACTTTAAGGACATGTACATCGGCATGAAAAAGGTTCCGGCCATAGGAAACATAAAGATCGGTCATTTCAAGGAGCCGTTTTCTCTGGAAGAACAGACCAGCAGCAAGTACATCACCTTCATGGAGCGGGCTCTGCCCAATGTTTTTTCCCCGGGCAGAAACACCGGTATCATGGCATATGACTCCGCTCTGGGAAAACGCATGTCCTGGGCCATAGGCGCGTTTTATGACGCCGACGGCTTCGGGGAAAGCTTCAATGATCATACGGACATCAATGTTACCGCCAGGGTCACCGGGGCGCCGGTTTACGCTGAGGACGGGAAAAAGGCCGTGCACCTGGGCATTTCCTACACCCGGCAGTTCCGGGATGAAGACGAAACAACGCTTAATTACAGGCAGCGGCCGGAAGCGCATATAACCGGCGTGCGCCTGGCTGAAACCGGCGACTTTGGTTTTGACGACGCGGATATCATGAATCTGGAGGCGGCCACGGTCATGGGACCGTTTTCTGTGCAAGGCGAATACATGCAGAGCTTTGTGGGCTCGGACGCGGCATCTGATCCAAGCTTCAGCGGCTATTATGTGTACGGCAGCTATTTTCTCACAGGCGAAAGCCGCAATTACAAGCCCGGTTCAGGATCTTTCGGCAGGGTTAAGCCAGACAGGGACTTTAATTTCCATAAGCCGGGAGCGGGTGCATGGGAGCTCGGCGTGCGCTACTCAAGCCTGGACTTAAACGATGAGGCAATTGGGGGCGGCGAATTAAGCGATTTGACGTTAGGGGTCAACTGGCATCTTAATCCCTACGTTCGCACGATGCTCAATTACGTGTATGCAGATCTCGAAGACCGCGCCGGCGTGGATGATGACAGCGCCAACATTGTTCAGGCCCGGTTCCAGGTTGATTTTTAA